The Streptomyces griseiscabiei genome includes a window with the following:
- a CDS encoding TetR/AcrR family transcriptional regulator: protein MSGASGAAPKAGETARANTRDIARAAVRAELAQVAFELFLRDGFDKVTLDDLASAAGVSRSTFLRYFGTKEDAVLGAFDAHGTWVADALRARPADEDDWTALRRALDTVIQRYHQDPAGSLATARLVRDTPALCARQLEKQHGWRPTLARALAARHGSSGPPALAETVRAAAAIDCLTIALDHWTASDGDLDLVALLDEAFATLA from the coding sequence GTGAGCGGAGCGAGCGGAGCGGCACCCAAGGCGGGGGAGACCGCGCGGGCGAACACCAGGGACATCGCACGGGCCGCCGTACGGGCCGAACTGGCCCAGGTGGCCTTCGAGTTGTTCCTGCGCGACGGCTTCGACAAGGTGACGCTCGACGATCTGGCGTCGGCCGCGGGGGTGTCCCGGAGCACGTTCCTGCGCTATTTCGGCACCAAGGAGGACGCCGTCCTCGGCGCCTTCGACGCGCACGGCACCTGGGTCGCCGACGCGCTGCGCGCCCGCCCCGCCGACGAGGACGACTGGACGGCGCTGCGGCGGGCGCTGGACACGGTCATCCAGCGCTATCACCAGGACCCGGCGGGTTCGCTCGCCACCGCCCGGCTGGTCCGGGACACCCCCGCGCTCTGCGCCCGCCAGCTGGAGAAACAGCACGGCTGGCGGCCCACGCTGGCCCGGGCCCTCGCCGCACGCCACGGCTCCTCGGGGCCCCCGGCCCTCGCCGAGACCGTACGGGCCGCCGCCGCCATCGACTGCCTCACCATCGCCCTCGACCACTGGACCGCCTCGGACGGCGACCTCGATCTGGTGGCCCTCCTGGACGAGGCGTTCGCGACGCTGGCGTGA